The region AGCCGTTGAAATGGGCAGCATTGCCGAAAACCCCAGAAGGGATCTCAAAATCTCTTAGGAGACATGCATCGGGGACTTTTTCAAGAGGTGTCAGCGATTCGTTCAACAGCCTccccaacccatccatcttTGATGTCTATAGCTCCGGCTTTTTAGAGGAATTCGCAAGTCCAATTGAAGCTGATGCTATAACTATACCGGAACAAAGTGCCTCGTCATTGGATTTCTCCTTCGAGGGGCTCTCGGAGTTTACAGAATCCCAGTTTGAGCAAATACCAGGAACAACAGCTTGCGTTACATACTCGGATGAAGTATGGCCGAATGCTTCTATAAGTACCGAAAAGTCCGTTTCCAATGTTCCAACATTCTCAGACCGTCCAACACATGTTCCAGAGTCACAACATGAACTGCCTCTAGCACGATCACTCCAGGACTACACATCAATTCTGGTAGAGTACTACTTCAAGGAAGTATGCGGGATGATGTCTTGCTACGACAGTTCGATGAACCCATACAGAACAACCATTTCCAACATTTGGTCCCGTTCTCAATCTCTCTACTACATTACCCAAAGTATGGCTGCGGCATGTCTCTCCGAGGTGTCGCCTAGCCTCACCTCTATCGGCCGCCAACTCCAGGACCAAGCAGCGTTATGCCTGTCGGTAGAAGCTCGAGGTCCTCAAGTAGAAACTTCGTCCCTGCTAGCATTGGTCATGCTCGGCATGAGTCGCAGCTGGCATGATCCCGAGAGCGTTGGACAACCTGAGTTCGAAATACTTGCCAAGCTCGTATCCTCTTCTGAGAGCTTTCAAACAAACCCGAACTTAGTTGATAAGCAAAGGAAAATCTTTTTCCACAACTCTCTTGTTTATTGGCAGATGTTGCTTGCATTTGTCACTGACCGAGAGCCCAGTCTTCCTGGCCTAGTGCCTAGTCAACCGCAACTAGTCCAACCCGATGGGTCGGAGTTGGCAGAGCCGCGCATGCCTCATCCCCAAACTGGGATTGGAATCGAAGTTCAGACACTAGTGGCGAAAGTTGGAAACCTCATTagaagagaaaggaaacGCATTCGGAATCGCCAGTTTGTGTCTCAAGGGGACATTgaccaagccaaagcagctaTTCTTGATGCTGAGCACCTATATTCTGAACTTTGCGCAATTCAACTGCCGGGAGAGAACGCCGTTATCGATTCCGGTGATGAGATGACTCCTACTGATCACCTGTTGAAGGTTGCCGAGGCTTATAGGTGCACAGGGCTACTACAGCTCTATCGGAACTTTCCTGATCTTCTCCCAGCACACGTGTCGTCGGACGCTTTAACAGATCAGTTCATCAACTCAAGTGCCTCAGAGAATACGTGTTCGGGAACGAATACTGGGTCACAAGATGCGTATCTGACATGCTTGGCCCTCCACATCCTCGATCTAGTACATGACATACCCGTGTCATCAAGAAGTCGATCCATCCAACCATTGTTGTTTGTGAGCATTTGCAGTGAGCTGTCACTTGGCCGTAGTGGTTGCTCGTTTACCACTTTACAAAGAGCACCCGTTGCAAGCATTGCCAGTAGTCGGCGGTTTAAAGATCCACTTACAGACCTTGAGATCTTGCGGTCAAGGAGGTTTGTTATCTCTCGTCTGTCCTCTTTCCAGAATATTCTGGCTGCGAAGCCCATTGGTCGCATGTTGCTGTTAGTTAAAGAGACTTGGAAATGCATGGAGGAGGGTCAGAACGTATACTGGATGGATGTCATGATGGAGAAGGGCTACGAAACTCTTATGGGCTGAACTGGATGCCGTAGAGTTGCCTACTTTGAGCCATTGTTTCTTTTGGGGTTTCCTCATTACCTATGGATCACATAGTCGTAATCGACAATAGCATTTGTCAGATTCAATGTCCTTTTTGGTATCAAATAcattgctgcttgtgctATTGTATACATAATATTTCTCATGTCTCATAATTCGTCTCGTTTTCAATGGTAGTCTCCATGCCTCCGCGATCCCTCGCTATGTCTCCGTCGATGATGCCTGTCATCTCTATCCCTATGGCCATCatctctctgtctctctctgtgCCTCTCTCCCTGCCTCCCCCTGTCCGACggctctcttttcttcttctccgtTTCATTCATGGCCACTTGTACACCCTTCCTCACGACTTCCTGCCTCACACTATTCGGGTGCTTCTGCCCCAGAAACCCATCTACAAGCGCCGATCCAAGTGACGCAACCGCAACTTTGGCACCCTTTGCCCCCTTCCATGCACCAGGGTCACCACGGCTATCTAGCGCTGcagacagaccagttgaTACGGCGGTCATGGCACACGTTCGAACCACAGGATGCTGCCACCATTGGGATGCTGAGTTCCCTCGCTGCCTGTTTTTTGGTGTCGATGTAGATTGACTTCTTGGCAGTCTGCTTCCCTCGCGGGGCATTTTATCATGACGACTTGGTGGATATCGACTGTGCGGTGAGCCTCTATCGCTCATTCTGTCGTGCGAATATGGTCGGGACCTCCTGCGTCTTGGTTCATCGTAATGAGGGGGTGCCCTCCTCGCATATGCATCATCGTGAAAGTCGGATCTGTACGGTGAATGATATCGTTCTCGCCCACGGCCGCGAACCGGCTCAGCTCGCTGAGAAGGCCATGTCTCGCTGCGAGGGTACGCTGGCTCGTAGGGCGGAGGACGCGGCACTCGGTCGGTATATATGCTGCTCGCTCGAGGAGAGTAATCTCTTGGATGATAGTAGCCGCCGTCTAAATTGCTTGGCCCCCGGGAATATTGCGGAGGAGGTCCACTATGACGCCGGCGCCGAGACGACATGGGTGGCAAATCTGGTGTTGTGCTCGGAATATATGTTCCTGAAAAGATGTAAGCCTAGCCGGCTTGGCAGGACTCTTATGTGAAGTGTTCAGGATGAGTTTGGAGGTTAGTTATGCGGTCATTCCTTCGCGGCGACCATGTTCACTTTTTATTTGAGTCCCAGACCAGGGTAAATTGTGTGAACAATGTTTAGGAATGAGGAGAAGCACGACGCCTGTCCAAAGGGTGCTCGCCACGATTGTTGGGGTGACGATCGGCGCACGATGACATGCCCTGTTTTTGGGCAAGCCACGGTATGCACGAGGTACGTCATGGCAGGACCCTGCCTTTTGATGGGCCGGGGGTTGCATCGACGATGTTTTGTGTTCATCTCCATTTTCCTGCTTTTGTTTGTAATGCgtggtggttttggcggTGTGTGTTAATGGAAGTTGATGTCATTTCCCCCTTCTTCGACAAAGCATTGAAACTGGTGAGGAGGCGACGATTACGATTGAAGCCTTTATCCTGCCATGAGAAGCTGTATTAACAATTGCCACTTGGTGTAAAGGACTAATCCTGCAGCTAGATCTGGTTGCAGTATACTTTCTCGAGCACTTGTCTCACGTTGCCTTCGTGGTGTGAAATTGCCTCGATCGGCGCGGCCCGATCACCCATGTTACTCACTCGCAGTGGACAAGACTGAAAATGTCTACCTTGGCTCTGAGGTGGCTTCCGATATAAGCGTTGTCTATGATGACTTCCCAGTAAACGCGTCCATTCCCACGTTCCCATCCAGAATGCCCAGCACCccaacaactttgacaacTCACCAAATACTCAAGCGCGGTTCCTTCACCTCAAACTCAAGGGATTCGTCGTAATGATTCAGTTTGTTATAAATAGACAATATGTGCATTTAGAATGAATCATTCAATATGTCTTGCCCTCATATGCTCATACTGCTCAAAATAAAGCACCACCCATACTCCATATAATGCTAATCCACTCCCCTCGCCCACTTACAACTCATCCTTGACATCTCCCGACGTTTCCTTAGCCCCATCCTTCAACCCCCTCTTAACAATAGAGCTCAAAATCTCATAAACAACCTGCGCCGCAGCCAGGGCAGTCTCCTCGCCTCGCCCCTGATACGCGGGACTAACCTCCACAAcatcagcaccaacaatATTCAGACCTTCAATTCCACGAAGAATCTTGATAAACTCTCTGGTCGTCCAACCACCGGGCTCGGGAGTTCCAGTACCAGGTGCGAAAGCAGGATCAAGCACGTCAATATCAACAGAGAGGTACACGGGGTCCTCTGTTCCCAACACTGACATAATGCCGTCAATGATGCCCTTGGTGCCGATCTCGTCAATCTCATCGGCGGCGAATCGAACCCAGTTCTGCGCGGAATCGGACTCGTTGTCAGTCCAGTCGGTGCCGCTTAGTCGCGTACGCAAACCAGCATGGACAGACTGTCCGGTAGATGCGTTTGACAAAAGTCCTTCCTGGTTAGCCATCCAGAACATGGAGCCGTGAGTGAAGTGTGTTGAGCCCCAGGCTGATGGGTACGAGGCGGGATCCCAAGTATCAAGGTGAGCTGGGTATTGTCAGCGTCGCCCACATCTCATTctcaaaagaagaaacatACCATCGAAGTGAAGTACACGAACTGGCTTGCCGTAAATCTCATTCAACGACCTCAACGCGGGAAGTGCCAGGCTGTGATCGCCACCCAGCGTGATGAGCTTCGGCTTACCATGGCTCAACGAGCTTACTGGTCGGCCCCTTCCAAGAGCCTTGAACGCCTGCGTCATCTGCTCCTGAGCAATAGCATTGTCAAACGGCGTGATGGGAATGTCTCCGCAGTCAATAATCTTGGCCCAGTTTTGATAGGGATTGATGTTGGCGCGAGGATTGAACGCCCGCAGTGAGGTCTGGCGAGCAGAAGCCTGTCTGATGGCCCTTGGTCCAAAGCGAGCGCCTTACAAAATTGTAAGCAGATGAACTTTCATGTATATAGTTGAAAGTGCTTACCTGGTCTGAAAGAAACGGCAGTGTCAAAAGGAGCGCCGATGATTGCAATATCGTACTTCTCCTGAGGCGTAGTAAGACACTTGACGTAGTCTAAGTGAGCGAATGACCCGATGCCATTGAACGACCACTATAGCCAGTAAGTAACTTGGTAATTTAACGGCTTGTTTCGCTGCGCACCTCGTGTCCCCATTTTGCCTCCAACTCAGCCAGTTCCTCTTTACTCCATTCCTTGCCGTCGTCATGACCGCCGCAAGCGTACCCTGCGCCAACAAAGGCCAACAGATGCAGCAATGATACGAACTTCATTTTTTGGGCTTTAGATAACACTCGCTTTGACAATGCTGATAATTCGAGATAAGACGAGAATCAGTAGTGTTTGTTTTTGCCGCTCGTATTATATAAGGTCGTTTCTATCTCtgttttctgcttctgtttCGGGGTCCGCGCATCTCCACATTCTCCACATTCGGCGTCAACGGCGGGAATGAGAAGTGCATGAACTGCTTCCGCACACAACCGAAATCGGCCAAGTACCAGACCCCATACTACGGTCCTGCGGTCACCGGGAATATGGTACGTTGATGTATTTCTTGGCTTATCGTCAGTAGTAAGGTTCGCTTGTTTGAGGTTTATCTTGGCTCTCCATGTTCGTGTAATCCGCACCTGGGACTTGTCCGCT is a window of Pochonia chlamydosporia 170 chromosome 5, whole genome shotgun sequence DNA encoding:
- a CDS encoding C6 zinc finger domain-containing protein (similar to Metarhizium acridum CQMa 102 XP_007812231.1), translating into MAAACLSEVSPSLTSIGRQLQDQAALCLSVEARGPQVETSSLLALVMLGMSRSWHDPESVGQPEFEILAKLVSSSESFQTNPNLVDKQRKIFFHNSLVYWQMLLAFVTDREPSLPGLVPSQPQLVQPDGSELAEPRMPHPQTGIGIEVQTLVAKVGNLIRRERKRIRNRQFVSQGDIDQAKAAILDAEHLYSELCAIQLPGENAVIDSGDEMTPTDHLLKVAEAYRCTGLLQLYRNFPDLLPAHVSSDALTDQFINSSASENTCSGTNTGSQDAYLTCLALHILDLVHDIPVSSRSRSIQPLLFVSICSELSLGRSGCSFTTLQRAPVASIASSRRFKDPLTDLEILRSRRFVISRLSSFQNILAAKPIGRMLLLVKETWKCMEEGQNVYWMDVMMEKGYETLMG
- a CDS encoding agmatinase (similar to Magnaporthe oryzae 70-15 XP_003718599.1); protein product: MKFVSLLHLLAFVGAGYACGGHDDGKEWSKEELAELEAKWGHEWSFNGIGSFAHLDYVKCLTTPQEKYDIAIIGAPFDTAVSFRPGARFGPRAIRQASARQTSLRAFNPRANINPYQNWAKIIDCGDIPITPFDNAIAQEQMTQAFKALGRGRPVSSLSHGKPKLITLGGDHSLALPALRSLNEIYGKPVRVLHFDAHLDTWDPASYPSAWGSTHFTHGSMFWMANQEGLLSNASTGQSVHAGLRTRLSGTDWTDNESDSAQNWVRFAADEIDEIGTKGIIDGIMSVLGTEDPVYLSVDIDVLDPAFAPGTGTPEPGGWTTREFIKILRGIEGLNIVGADVVEVSPAYQGRGEETALAAAQVVYEILSSIVKRGLKDGAKETSGDVKDEL